From Rattus rattus isolate New Zealand chromosome 17, Rrattus_CSIRO_v1, whole genome shotgun sequence, the proteins below share one genomic window:
- the Taf1c gene encoding TATA box-binding protein-associated factor RNA polymerase I subunit C isoform X2: MDFPSTLRPSLFMAGPLGMTDGPDLSFMCSWRDALTLPGAQPQNCRDQTSSFAKNLLWEPTTPGPLPLVPPGPDPWDPGLAAQDFLFRGGHYYQYQSRVVLDVTEQLSRFLWDHGDIAFAPLGKLMLENFRLEGNRGYSKKVTIVSVKRLLQDLGGHQPWGCPWASLSRRLRRFSILGGPVLSRSVSLLMGRLLHEELATRWEQLLMDEAFTGGALAWLPGRTARAGQLVYPSGGALDKLYFQEVSVNSGGNPRVFEDPGHIQLRGPVRQVVTSTVQGETLLAVRSDYHCAVWKIDKQEPPAPLQVLQVEKGATGISLSPHLSGELAICSRSGTVCLWTPQDGLQTIYKDPETLAFRDPSPWRWADFTAHPRVLTVGDRTGVKMVDIQGPPGCGLLLFRAGAEAACQKGERVLLAQYLGQPGPASTSLHLICTQFSIYLMDERLPLVPMLKWDHGLPSAPLLARLLPPASPGYPRPLLLGGQGGQVQLLHIAGEGTSIPQLAGPPQSLPSITDSLSAFPLLEPKRQQQLQERLEAPVIGLAAAPPCASAPGLLLFQLSAAGDVFYQHLRVQQTSSLREPDHPAPERPASRAAAPPVDQVSTPSWTSRASARCSRWLEALMELSPTNPVWAAPTFSHRRFLGHMERQKSQETLAQKLRAAMAKGQLLRPGDLGTLPKAEPPPAPQCSQQDELTERLTKAWEGRAAAWWKRHQGQTSGSQRQSKRPKRRTQLSSTFSSFTSYMDSPDASSAPHSQDLSNSEACPQPPRTPPSQELTQELWAQGVQHERRQTLRDYMAKLPLQDNPGPVATPPSQTSSRQTRSFRQQTPVLSGSHPPRKKPRMGF; the protein is encoded by the exons ATGGACTTCCCCAGCACCCTGCGTCCTTCGTTGTTTATGGCCGGTCCTCTTGGCATGACTGATGGCCCCGACCTGTCCTTCATGTGCAGCTGGAGAGATGCACTGACCCTGCCAGGGGCCCAGCCACAGAACTGCAGG GACCAGACATCGTCCTTTGCCAAGAACCTGCTATGGGAGCCGACAACACCAGGACCCCTGCCCCTGGTGCCTCCTGGCCCTG ATCCCTGGGACCCTGGTCTGGCAGCTCAGGACTTCCTCTTCCGGGGAGGTCACTACTACCAGTACCAGTCTCGAGTTGTGCTGGATGTCACTGAGCAG CTCAGCCGCTTCCTGTGGGACCATGGGGATATAGCTTTCGCACCCCTGGGGAAACTCATGCTGGAGAACTTCAGATTGGAGGGGAACCGG GGCTACTCGAAAAAGGTGACCATAGTCAGCGTGAAGAGGCTGCTTCAGGACCTCGGTGGACACCAGCCCTGGGG GTGTCCTTGGGCTTCCCTCAGCCGCCGGCTACGTCGCTTCTCTATCCTTGGGGGTCCCGTCCTAAGCAGGTCCGTGTCATTGCTCATGGGGAGGTTGCTGCATGAAGAGCTGGCCACGAGGTGGGAGCAGTTGCTGATGGATGAGGCCTTCACCGGGGGTGCTTTggcctggctgcctggaaggACAGCACGGGCTGGACAGCTGGTCTACCCTAGTGGAGGTGCCTTGGACAAGCTGT ATTTCCAGGAGGTCAGTGTGAATTCAGGTGGCAACCCTCGGGTCTTTGAGGACCCTGGGCACATCCAGCTACGGGGACCTGTACGGCAGGTGGTGACTAGCACTGTCCAGGGAGAAA cGCTTCTGGCCGTCCGCTCTGACTACCACTGTGCTGTGTGGAAGATTGATAAGCAGGAGCCACCAGCACCCCTGCAGGTGCTGCAGGTGGAGAAGGGAGCCACTGGTATTAGCCTCAG CCCTCACCTGTCAGGAGAGCTGGCCATCTGCAGCCGTTCTGGAACTGTGTGTCTGTGGACCCCACAAGATGG GCTGCAGACAATCTACAAGGACCCTGAGACGCTTGCCTTCCGTGATCCATCTCCCTGGCGCTGGGCAGACTTCACTGCCCATCCCCGGGTGCTGACTGTGGGGGACCGCACGGGTGTGAAAATGGTTGATATTCAG GGCCCGCCGGGCTGTGGGCTGCTGCTGTTCCGTGCTGGAGCAGAAGCTGCCTGCCAGAAAGGAGAACGGGTGCTGCTTGCCCAGTACCTCGGGCAGCCGGGTCCCGCCTCCACGTCTCTGCATCTCATCTGCACCCAG ttCTCGATCTACCTGATGGATGAGCGCCTCCCCCTGGTGCCAATGCTTAAGTGGGACCATGGCCTGCCATCTGCACCCCTGCTTGCCCGCCTGCTACCCCCAGCTAGTCCTGGCTATCCCCGGCCCCTGCTACTGGGGGGCCAGGGTGGACAGGTTCAGCTGCTTCACATAGCAG gAGAGGGGACTTCCATTCCCCAGCTGGCAGGACCTCCTCAGTCTCTGCCCTCCATCACcgactccctctctgcctttcccctgCTGGAACCCaagaggcagcagcagctgcaggaacGTCTGGAGGCGCCGGTCATAG GTCTGGCCGCTGCCCCACCCTGTGCCTCTGCCCCAGGCCTGTTGCTCTTCCAGCTCTCAGCAGCTGGGGACGTCTTCTACCAGCACCTGCGCGTCCAGCAAACCTCCAGCCTCAGAGAGCCTGACCACCCAGCACCAGAACGCCCTGCATCCAGGGCAGCAGCACCTCCAGTGGACCAGGTATCCACACCCTCTTGGACCTCTCGGGCCAGTGCCCGTTGCAGCCGCTGGCTGGAGGCACTGATGGAGTTGTCCCCCACTAATCCAGTGTGGGCTGCCCCCACCTTCTCCCACCGCCGTTTTCTGGGCCACATGGAGCGGCAGAAGAGCCAGGAGACCCTGGCACAGAAGCTCCGAGCAGCCATGGCCAAGGGGCAGCTCCTGCGGCCTGGAGACCTCGGTACACTCCCCAAGGCAGAGCCACCCCCTGCACCGCAGTGTAGCCAGCAGGATGAGCTCACTGAGCGCTTAACCAAAGCCTGGGAAGGCCGGGCAGCTGCCTGGTGGAAAAGACATCAAGGTCAGACCTCCGGGTCCCAGAGACAATCCAAGCGGCCCAAGCGCCGGACTCAGCTCTCTAGCACCTTCTCCTCGTTCACAAGCTACATGGACTCCCCAGATGCCAGCAGTGCCCCTCACAGCCAAGACCTCTCTAATTCTGAGGCCTGCCCTCAGCCACCCAGGACTCCACCCTCCCAGGAGTTAACGCAGGAGCTGTGGGCCCAAGGTGTGCAGCATGAACGTCGACAGACCCTCCGGGACTACATGGCCAAGCTGCCACTTCAGGACAATCCAGGACCTGTGGCTACACCGCCTTCCCAGACCTCTAGCCGCCAGACCAGGTCTTTCAGGCAGCAAACACCTGTCCTCTCTGGCTCCCATCCTCCCCGGAAGAAGCCACGAATGGGCTTCTGA
- the Taf1c gene encoding TATA box-binding protein-associated factor RNA polymerase I subunit C isoform X1, producing MVDIQGPPGCGLLLFRAGAEAACQKGERVLLAQYLGQPGPASTSLHLICTQFSIYLMDERLPLVPMLKWDHGLPSAPLLARLLPPASPGYPRPLLLGGQGGQVQLLHIAGEGTSIPQLAGPPQSLPSITDSLSAFPLLEPKRQQQLQERLEAPVIGLAAAPPCASAPGLLLFQLSAAGDVFYQHLRVQQTSSLREPDHPAPERPASRAAAPPVDQVSTPSWTSRASARCSRWLEALMELSPTNPVWAAPTFSHRRFLGHMERQKSQETLAQKLRAAMAKGQLLRPGDLGTLPKAEPPPAPQCSQQDELTERLTKAWEGRAAAWWKRHQGQTSGSQRQSKRPKRRTQLSSTFSSFTSYMDSPDASSAPHSQDLSNSEACPQPPRTPPSQELTQELWAQGVQHERRQTLRDYMAKLPLQDNPGPVATPPSQTSSRQTRSFRQQTPVLSGSHPPRKKPRMGF from the exons ATGGTTGATATTCAG GGCCCGCCGGGCTGTGGGCTGCTGCTGTTCCGTGCTGGAGCAGAAGCTGCCTGCCAGAAAGGAGAACGGGTGCTGCTTGCCCAGTACCTCGGGCAGCCGGGTCCCGCCTCCACGTCTCTGCATCTCATCTGCACCCAG ttCTCGATCTACCTGATGGATGAGCGCCTCCCCCTGGTGCCAATGCTTAAGTGGGACCATGGCCTGCCATCTGCACCCCTGCTTGCCCGCCTGCTACCCCCAGCTAGTCCTGGCTATCCCCGGCCCCTGCTACTGGGGGGCCAGGGTGGACAGGTTCAGCTGCTTCACATAGCAG gAGAGGGGACTTCCATTCCCCAGCTGGCAGGACCTCCTCAGTCTCTGCCCTCCATCACcgactccctctctgcctttcccctgCTGGAACCCaagaggcagcagcagctgcaggaacGTCTGGAGGCGCCGGTCATAG GTCTGGCCGCTGCCCCACCCTGTGCCTCTGCCCCAGGCCTGTTGCTCTTCCAGCTCTCAGCAGCTGGGGACGTCTTCTACCAGCACCTGCGCGTCCAGCAAACCTCCAGCCTCAGAGAGCCTGACCACCCAGCACCAGAACGCCCTGCATCCAGGGCAGCAGCACCTCCAGTGGACCAGGTATCCACACCCTCTTGGACCTCTCGGGCCAGTGCCCGTTGCAGCCGCTGGCTGGAGGCACTGATGGAGTTGTCCCCCACTAATCCAGTGTGGGCTGCCCCCACCTTCTCCCACCGCCGTTTTCTGGGCCACATGGAGCGGCAGAAGAGCCAGGAGACCCTGGCACAGAAGCTCCGAGCAGCCATGGCCAAGGGGCAGCTCCTGCGGCCTGGAGACCTCGGTACACTCCCCAAGGCAGAGCCACCCCCTGCACCGCAGTGTAGCCAGCAGGATGAGCTCACTGAGCGCTTAACCAAAGCCTGGGAAGGCCGGGCAGCTGCCTGGTGGAAAAGACATCAAGGTCAGACCTCCGGGTCCCAGAGACAATCCAAGCGGCCCAAGCGCCGGACTCAGCTCTCTAGCACCTTCTCCTCGTTCACAAGCTACATGGACTCCCCAGATGCCAGCAGTGCCCCTCACAGCCAAGACCTCTCTAATTCTGAGGCCTGCCCTCAGCCACCCAGGACTCCACCCTCCCAGGAGTTAACGCAGGAGCTGTGGGCCCAAGGTGTGCAGCATGAACGTCGACAGACCCTCCGGGACTACATGGCCAAGCTGCCACTTCAGGACAATCCAGGACCTGTGGCTACACCGCCTTCCCAGACCTCTAGCCGCCAGACCAGGTCTTTCAGGCAGCAAACACCTGTCCTCTCTGGCTCCCATCCTCCCCGGAAGAAGCCACGAATGGGCTTCTGA
- the Dnaaf1 gene encoding dynein assembly factor 1, axonemal, with translation MHPEASEPPVDSAAEPSLEESAGDHGDAGPGVRKEEINETKETCVGPCSTSCQSQQQPSGDNGSDGLFTHSRDDRDDRGPRMTKQFLQKLCKQHKLYVTPALNDTLYLHFKGFDRIENLEEYTGLRCLWLECNGIQRIENLQAQSELRCLFLQVNLLHKIENLEPLQKLDALNLSNNYIKTIENLSCLPVLNTLQMAHNRLETVADIEHLRECLQLCVLDLSHNSLSDPEILSVLETMPCLRVLNLMGNPVTKHIPNYRRTVTVRLKHLTYLDDRPVFPKDRACAEAWARGGYAAEKEERHQWESREHKKITDSLEALAMIKRRAEERKKARERGETSLPESEKSIPTSPEAQEKPPKGETQQKMELFVKESFEAKDELFPEKPGGGEELPEVVGNRAVEDPDLSGNLALTQTPVAVTPEEVMSPVEATDGARTEDTEAIALETKEKLFIDDLPDLEDVDGTEVSVEDQTKDTGIRKIQAISSLSDDSDLELEELPLSVFEGTPISPTGALSHIFAVSKDPSEAARVPFADICMPTATTDLETQSQDPSTASSRPLIQELGEDELTEGESNQPLPPQSCASDPALAQSSEDGGSQLPAATPLGDGAENEAESSLHPEEPSTRVGLEDIEFGLD, from the exons ATGCACCCCGAAGCCTCAGAGCCGCCGGTGGACAGCGCGGCGGAGCCCAGTCTGGAGGAGTCCGCAGGCGATCACGGCGACGCAGGCCCAGGGGTCCGCAAAGAAG aaattaATGAGACCAAGGAAACATGTGTGGGTCCTTGTTCAACATCCTGCCAAAGTCAGCAGCAACCGAGCGGTGACAATGGGTCAGATGGCCTCTTTACCCACTCGAGAGATGACAGAGATGATCGGGGCCCCAG GATGACGAAGCAGTTCCTCCAAAAGCTCTGTAAGCAGCACAAGCTGTACGTCACCCCGGCCCTGAACGACACCCTGTATTTGCACTTTAAGG gCTTTGACCGCATTGAGAACCTGGAGGAGTACACGGGCCTGCGCTGCCTCTGGCTGGAGTGCAACGGCATCCAGAGGATCGAGAATTTGCAGGCCCAGAGCGAGCTGCGCTGCCTCTTCCTGCAAGTGAACCTGTTGCACAAGATCGAAAACCTGGAGCCGCTCCAGAAGCTGGACGCCCTCAACCTGAGCAACAACTACATCAAGACCATTGAGAACCTCT CCTGTCTCCCGGTCCTGAACACGCTGCAAATGGCCCACAACCGCCTGGAGACGGTGGCAGACATTGAGCACCTCAGGGAGTGTCTGCAACTCTGTGTCCTCGACCTCTCCCACAACTCGCTGAGTGACCCCGAGATCCTGAGCGTGCTTGAGACCATGCCCTGTCTG CGTGTGCTGAACCTGATGGGAAACCCAGTGACCAAACACATCCCTAACTACCGCAGGACGGTCACTGTCCGACTGAAGCACTTGACTTATCTGGACGACAGGCCGGTTTTCCCCAAGGACAG GGCGTGTGCAGAGGCCTGGGCCCGAGGCGGGTATGCTGCCGAGAAGGAAGAGCGTCACCAGTGGGAGAGCAGGGAACACAAGAAGATAACAGACAGCCTGGAAGCCTTGGCCATGATCAAGCGGCGGGCCGAGGAACggaagaaggcaagagaaagag GGGAGACATCTCTGCCAGAGAGTGAAAAGAGTATCCCCACTAGCCCAGAGGCTCAGGAAAAGCCTCCCAAGGGGGAAACCCAGCAGAAGATGGAGTTGTTTGTGAAAGAGAGCTTTGAGGCCAAAGATGAACTGTTTCCAGAGAagccaggaggaggagaggagctgCCTGAGGTGGTGGGGAATAGGGCAGTGGAAGATCCAGACCTGTCCGGGAACCTGGCTCTCACCCAGACACCTGTGGCGGTCACCCCTGAAG AGGTCATGTCTCCAGTGGAAGCTACTGATGGGGCCAGAACGGAAGACACAGAGGCCATTGCCCTGGAGACCAAGGAGAAGCTTTTCATCGAT GACCTGCCTGACTTGGAAGATGTTGATGGTACAGAAGTGTCTGTGGAAGACCAGACAAAG GACACAGGCATCCGGAAAATCCAGGCCATCTCCAGCTTGAGTGACGACAGTGacctggagctggaggagctgcccCTCTCCGTGTTCGAGGGCACTCCCATAAGCCCCACAGGCGCCCTCTCACACATATTTGCGGTCTCCAAAGACCCCTCAGAGGCAGCCAGGGTGCCTTTCGCAGACATATGTAtgccaacagcaacaacagacttAGAAACCCAGAGTCAAGACCCCAGCACAGCATCTTCACGCCCCCTCATCCAGGAGCTCGGAGAGGATGAGCTGACAGAGGGAGAGTCAAACCAGCCACTGCCACCCCAAAGCTGTGCAAGTGACCCCGCACTTGCCCAGTCTAGTGAAGATGGAGGCAGTCAGCTGCCTGCAGCCACTCCACTAG GAGATGGAGCTGAGAATGAAGCAGAGTCTTCGTTGCACCCAGAGGAGCCCAGCACCCGGGTAGGCCTGGAAGATATTGAATTTGGCTTGGACTGA